One bacterium DNA window includes the following coding sequences:
- a CDS encoding sigma-E factor regulatory protein RseB domain-containing protein, with product MILARMSRALAISAVLVLVAAEVNFAAPPGPPALAPARILQLALDAPRLVDYEGTKVVTALRGGRMETITVAESHKRPDSIRLEYLSPEDLAGRLIVDNGAVTWHYEPRLNMAFEGPTLEGGVLSRDLTMLLRNYRVTALGVEDVIGRQAYVIALDPVKSGVRRQLWVDRATGTVLRSEERDPSRGVILSTYFSRISFSLNQPEAYFQFRMPAGARLFKMFATEAGSTSPAALQARVRFPVLIPPVLPEGYTFRGGALSRFGSLESVYLRYSNGGNLISFFEAPAGSIGWPSAGQRTTVEGRPARLVDLGYFRVLIWEQRGLRVTAVGTAPTETLLTVAGHIAAGREQALVHDVSTRIQSDPTTVSKLRGEGLTFPEVARTIVLSQRLGTDLPTTVRFVRGSMTATDLAGKLGMRPETLQKTVEQAAGELKGIPALKPPR from the coding sequence ATGATCCTGGCCCGCATGAGCCGCGCGCTCGCGATCTCAGCGGTGCTCGTTCTTGTGGCGGCGGAGGTGAACTTTGCCGCGCCCCCGGGCCCTCCCGCGCTCGCGCCCGCGCGGATCTTGCAGCTGGCGCTCGACGCTCCCCGCCTCGTGGACTACGAGGGGACGAAGGTGGTGACCGCGCTCAGGGGAGGGCGGATGGAGACGATCACGGTCGCGGAGTCTCACAAGCGGCCCGACTCGATCCGTCTGGAGTACCTCTCGCCGGAGGATCTGGCCGGCCGGCTGATCGTGGACAACGGCGCGGTGACCTGGCACTACGAGCCCCGGCTGAACATGGCGTTCGAGGGACCCACTCTTGAGGGCGGCGTCTTGAGCCGGGATCTCACCATGCTGCTGCGCAACTACCGAGTGACCGCGCTCGGCGTCGAGGACGTGATCGGGCGCCAGGCCTATGTCATCGCCCTCGATCCCGTCAAGTCCGGGGTGCGGCGCCAGCTGTGGGTGGATCGCGCCACCGGGACCGTGCTGCGCAGCGAGGAACGGGATCCGTCGCGGGGCGTAATCCTCAGCACCTACTTTTCGCGCATCAGCTTCAGCCTGAATCAGCCAGAGGCGTACTTCCAGTTTCGGATGCCGGCCGGGGCTAGGCTGTTCAAGATGTTTGCGACCGAGGCGGGCTCGACGAGCCCGGCCGCTCTCCAGGCCCGGGTGCGGTTCCCGGTGCTCATCCCTCCCGTGCTCCCCGAGGGGTACACGTTCCGGGGCGGGGCGCTGAGCCGGTTCGGGAGCCTCGAATCGGTGTACCTCCGCTACAGCAACGGCGGCAACCTCATCTCGTTCTTTGAGGCGCCTGCGGGATCGATCGGATGGCCGTCGGCAGGGCAGCGGACCACGGTCGAAGGGCGGCCGGCGCGGCTCGTCGATCTCGGATACTTTCGGGTGTTGATCTGGGAGCAGCGTGGCCTCCGCGTGACAGCGGTGGGCACGGCTCCGACCGAGACGCTGCTGACCGTGGCCGGACACATCGCCGCCGGGCGGGAGCAGGCGCTGGTCCACGACGTCTCGACCAGGATCCAGAGTGATCCCACGACGGTCAGCAAGCTCCGTGGTGAGGGGCTGACCTTTCCCGAAGTCGCGCGGACGATCGTGCTCTCCCAGCGGCTCGGCACGGATCTGCCCACCACCGTTCGGTTCGTCCGAGGGAGCATGACCGCGACCGACCTGGCCGGCAAGTTGGGGATGCGGCCGGAGACGCTCCAGAAGACAGTGGAGCAGGCCGCCGGTGAGCTCAAGGGCATTCCCGCGCTTAAGCCACCGCGTTGA
- a CDS encoding DUF5666 domain-containing protein codes for MTRSFARRHAALAGLLAVLVTGPLVTAASVAGTPAPLSKGWGWMLAAGTVSGVDPNARTATLAIAGQGRLETSEGGGNWRRQLVTGSQLVHLLPETVIADGGDEPATLAAIHPGAPASVWGVVKPDASVLGLKVLMTPPVPRQSPAFSLTTSRPGGVSGAVLRSSGGMLELVSAQGARRSVIVTGATTVRKASGIVTAAMIAPYDVVRVDGAVNADGSVAATRIEVELEAAAAAKVSGPLDQVFQELEGLVVGGVLVPIPTGCYFIKGSGPGAFKQLTPGQPVTVYGVPISAGTAFVGLRARVIVWR; via the coding sequence ATGACGCGGTCCTTCGCACGACGCCATGCTGCGCTCGCCGGGCTCCTCGCCGTGCTGGTCACCGGTCCGCTGGTCACCGCGGCCTCGGTTGCCGGAACGCCGGCACCGCTTTCCAAGGGTTGGGGCTGGATGCTCGCCGCCGGGACCGTCTCCGGCGTGGATCCCAACGCCCGCACGGCAACGCTGGCGATCGCTGGGCAGGGCCGGCTCGAGACGTCTGAAGGCGGAGGCAACTGGCGCCGCCAGTTGGTGACCGGTTCTCAGCTCGTGCACCTGCTGCCGGAGACGGTGATCGCGGACGGCGGCGACGAACCCGCGACGCTTGCGGCGATTCACCCCGGCGCTCCCGCCTCGGTGTGGGGGGTCGTGAAACCGGATGCCTCCGTGCTCGGGCTCAAGGTTCTGATGACGCCCCCAGTTCCCCGTCAGTCGCCCGCGTTCTCCCTCACCACGTCACGGCCGGGTGGCGTGTCGGGAGCGGTGCTCCGCTCGTCGGGCGGGATGCTCGAGCTGGTGAGCGCCCAGGGAGCCCGCCGGAGCGTCATCGTGACCGGGGCCACGACCGTGCGGAAGGCGTCCGGGATCGTCACAGCGGCCATGATCGCGCCGTACGATGTCGTGCGGGTAGACGGGGCGGTCAACGCCGACGGCAGCGTCGCGGCGACTCGCATCGAGGTGGAGCTGGAGGCGGCCGCTGCCGCGAAGGTGTCCGGCCCGTTGGATCAGGTCTTTCAGGAGCTCGAAGGCCTGGTCGTGGGCGGCGTGCTGGTCCCGATTCCCACGGGGTGCTACTTCATCAAGGGATCCGGGCCCGGGGCGTTCAAGCAGTTGACGCCCGGACAACCGGTGACCGTGTACGGCGTGCCGATCTCCGCCGGGACCGCATTCGTGGGCCTGCGCGCGCGCGTCATCGTCTGGCGGTAG
- a CDS encoding MazG nucleotide pyrophosphohydrolase domain-containing protein, which translates to MEIRVLQRQIEATFGTRDRSRGADGTFRRLVEEVGEVAKALRAADRSALTLELADVVAWTLSVAALHGIDLDGALERFSRGCPRCGASPCRCPADPGVL; encoded by the coding sequence GTGGAGATCCGCGTCCTACAGAGGCAGATCGAGGCCACGTTCGGGACGCGCGATCGATCCCGAGGCGCCGATGGGACGTTTCGTCGCCTCGTCGAGGAAGTCGGGGAGGTGGCCAAGGCGCTCCGCGCCGCGGATCGATCCGCGCTCACCCTCGAACTTGCCGATGTCGTCGCGTGGACTCTGAGCGTGGCGGCGTTGCACGGGATCGATCTGGACGGCGCGCTCGAGCGGTTCAGCCGAGGATGCCCGCGCTGCGGCGCGTCCCCCTGTCGCTGTCCCGCCGATCCCGGCGTCCTCTGA
- the speB gene encoding agmatinase, whose amino-acid sequence MTFLASRAPGEVPGPAPTLIGVPYDATSSFRRGSRWGPTAIRWASESIETYSPLIDRDLEHLPFVDGGDLQLETLDPAAMVRAIRRHLGPGLPFLLGGEHTITLGAVQALIARHHDLVVIQWDAHTDLRDAYQGHPIGHATVMRRILDEGCPLVQLGIRAGTREEFALARSRSLHVSRGVSLPDPLLATLRSRPLYLSVDIDVLDPSVAPGTGNPEPDGAVYPELFAALRSLSGHHIVGMDIVEVAPPWDPGGRTPVIAASLVRDMLLLFAPRDS is encoded by the coding sequence GTGACCTTCCTGGCCTCGCGCGCTCCCGGGGAGGTGCCCGGGCCCGCCCCCACGCTCATCGGCGTTCCCTACGATGCGACCTCGTCGTTTCGCAGGGGCAGCCGGTGGGGCCCGACGGCGATCCGTTGGGCGTCGGAGAGCATCGAGACGTACAGTCCCCTCATCGACCGCGACCTCGAGCACCTGCCGTTCGTCGACGGCGGCGACCTTCAACTGGAAACCCTCGATCCCGCAGCCATGGTCCGGGCGATCCGCCGCCACCTCGGCCCCGGCCTCCCGTTCCTGCTGGGGGGCGAGCACACGATCACGCTGGGCGCGGTCCAGGCCCTGATCGCGCGCCACCATGACCTCGTCGTCATCCAGTGGGATGCACACACCGACCTGCGAGACGCGTATCAGGGACACCCCATCGGCCATGCGACGGTGATGCGCCGGATCCTGGACGAAGGATGCCCGCTCGTGCAGTTGGGGATCCGCGCGGGAACCCGGGAGGAGTTCGCTCTCGCGCGGTCGCGCAGCCTGCACGTGTCCCGCGGAGTGTCCCTTCCGGACCCATTGCTGGCGACGCTTCGGTCGCGGCCGCTGTATCTCAGCGTCGATATCGACGTGCTCGATCCGTCGGTGGCACCGGGAACCGGCAACCCTGAACCGGACGGGGCGGTGTATCCCGAGCTCTTCGCCGCGCTGCGCAGCCTGAGCGGCCACCACATTGTCGGGATGGACATCGTCGAGGTGGCCCCACCCTGGGATCCCGGAGGGCGCACCCCGGTCATCGCCGCGTCTCTCGTGCGGGACATGCTCCTGCTCTTCGCTCCTCGGGATTCGTGA
- the speE gene encoding polyamine aminopropyltransferase, giving the protein MRGRGGAVLADLDRPPPMKGAWIVDQGAVDVTAAFRVTRRIHEERTPFQYLEVYESPLFGRMLVLDGAVQTTEGDEFVYHEMLAHPALCTHPAPRHVLIIGGGDGGLLEEVLKHPVERVTMVEIDEAVIRAGREYLPAICGRAFEDPRTALVIGDGIAYVRETTDQFDVVLIDSTDPEGPAIGLFAEEFYAQVARRLGPDGMVVAQSGSAVYQQELVRMVRRHLRPSFPVIRTCVATVMAYPGVLWSFTIGSLAPDPARVRDVDIARRVAGFALKYYTPSRHHAAFDLPPYLRGDIEAE; this is encoded by the coding sequence ATGCGCGGTCGCGGTGGCGCTGTTCTGGCCGACCTCGACCGGCCTCCCCCGATGAAAGGGGCGTGGATCGTCGATCAGGGCGCGGTGGACGTCACCGCCGCGTTCCGGGTCACCCGGAGGATCCACGAGGAACGCACGCCGTTCCAGTACCTCGAGGTCTACGAAAGCCCGCTGTTCGGCCGGATGCTCGTCCTCGATGGCGCCGTGCAAACGACCGAGGGTGACGAATTCGTATACCACGAGATGCTGGCCCACCCGGCTCTGTGCACGCATCCGGCCCCCCGGCACGTCCTCATTATTGGCGGGGGCGATGGCGGGCTGCTCGAGGAAGTCCTCAAGCACCCGGTCGAGCGGGTCACGATGGTCGAGATCGATGAAGCAGTGATCCGGGCAGGTCGGGAGTACCTCCCGGCGATCTGCGGCCGCGCCTTCGAGGATCCCCGCACTGCGCTCGTGATCGGCGACGGGATCGCGTACGTGCGCGAGACCACCGACCAGTTCGATGTGGTGCTGATCGACTCCACCGACCCCGAAGGCCCTGCGATCGGGCTGTTCGCGGAGGAGTTCTACGCCCAGGTGGCGCGCCGTCTCGGACCCGACGGCATGGTGGTCGCGCAATCCGGGTCCGCGGTGTATCAGCAGGAACTGGTCCGGATGGTACGGCGGCATCTGCGTCCGTCGTTTCCTGTCATCCGGACGTGTGTCGCGACGGTGATGGCGTACCCCGGCGTCCTCTGGTCGTTCACGATCGGAAGTCTGGCGCCCGACCCGGCGCGGGTTCGGGACGTCGACATCGCACGGCGGGTGGCGGGATTCGCGCTCAAATACTACACGCCCTCCAGGCACCACGCTGCGTTCGACCTGCCTCCGTACCTGCGGGGCGACATCGAGGCCGAGTGA
- a CDS encoding arginine decarboxylase, pyruvoyl-dependent: MWQSPKAVSLVAGHGEGTTELNAFDRALQDAGVADINFIRVTSIMPPGARVIDLPRYPPGLLLPAVYARIASSRAGDRIAAAIGVGISRERYGVIMEHTAHTSGADVDGAVRRMLEEGFRIRGLVLDELITTVAEHTVERAGCAVAVALFWPTSTGLPR, translated from the coding sequence ATGTGGCAGTCCCCGAAAGCCGTCTCACTCGTCGCCGGACACGGCGAGGGCACCACGGAACTCAATGCGTTCGACCGGGCGCTCCAGGACGCCGGCGTCGCCGACATCAACTTCATCCGCGTCACAAGCATCATGCCCCCCGGCGCACGGGTCATCGATCTGCCCCGGTATCCCCCAGGGCTGCTCCTCCCCGCAGTGTACGCGCGCATCGCGAGCTCCCGGGCCGGGGATCGCATCGCCGCTGCAATCGGTGTCGGGATCTCTCGCGAACGGTACGGGGTGATCATGGAGCACACGGCGCACACCTCCGGCGCAGACGTGGACGGGGCCGTGCGCCGCATGCTCGAAGAGGGGTTTCGCATTCGCGGACTCGTGTTGGACGAGCTGATCACGACCGTGGCAGAGCACACGGTGGAACGGGCCGGATGCGCGGTCGCGGTGGCGCTGTTCTGGCCGACCTCGACCGGCCTCCCCCGATGA
- a CDS encoding ABC transporter ATP-binding protein: MTAGADDALLTVERVSLEFGGLAVLHDVSLEIRPRERLAVIGPNGAGKTSLLNCINGFYHPSAGGIVYRDHDITRAAPHEIARLGVGRTFQNIELFTGATVLDNLLLARHRHIRYGVLAAALYYGRAQAEETVHRARVEEVIDFLELEPIRHAIVGGLPYGQRKRVELGRALATDPELLLLDEPMAGMTIQEKQDMVRFVVDANEALGITILLIEHDMGVVMDVAHRVCVLDFGDVIGEGTPDAIRSNARVVRAYLGEEVVR; the protein is encoded by the coding sequence GTGACGGCCGGAGCTGACGACGCGCTGCTCACGGTCGAGCGCGTCTCGCTGGAATTTGGCGGCCTCGCGGTCCTCCACGACGTTTCCCTCGAGATCCGGCCCCGCGAGCGGCTCGCCGTGATCGGGCCCAACGGAGCCGGGAAAACCAGCCTGCTCAACTGCATCAACGGCTTCTATCATCCCAGCGCCGGCGGGATCGTGTACCGAGACCACGACATCACCCGCGCGGCCCCGCACGAGATCGCTCGGCTCGGTGTCGGCCGCACGTTCCAAAACATCGAGCTCTTCACGGGCGCGACCGTGCTCGACAACCTGCTCTTGGCCCGTCACCGCCACATCCGGTACGGCGTGCTCGCCGCCGCGCTGTACTACGGGCGCGCGCAGGCCGAGGAGACCGTCCATCGGGCCCGGGTCGAGGAGGTCATCGACTTTCTCGAGCTCGAGCCGATCCGCCACGCGATCGTCGGCGGATTGCCCTACGGCCAGCGCAAGCGCGTCGAACTGGGACGGGCGCTCGCGACCGATCCGGAACTCCTCCTGCTCGACGAGCCGATGGCCGGGATGACGATTCAAGAGAAACAGGACATGGTCCGGTTCGTCGTCGACGCGAACGAGGCGCTCGGCATCACGATCCTGCTGATCGAGCACGATATGGGCGTCGTCATGGACGTGGCCCACCGGGTCTGTGTCCTGGACTTCGGCGATGTGATCGGTGAAGGGACGCCGGACGCCATCCGGTCGAACGCCCGGGTGGTGCGGGCGTACTTGGGCGAGGAGGTCGTCCGGTGA
- a CDS encoding AMP-binding protein, whose product MTPAMGDSLGLTLPQLLAARAAGPEGGRIALRYKDRGIWQEFTWQDYQAQARAFGLGLVALGLAPGEKVAILSENRPEWLVAEVGTCAVGGIAVGVYQDAIAREIGYVVDHADATYVVAEDQEQLDKILDVRAALPKVRKIITVDPKGMHRVHDRDVMRFPDVVDLGRRYDRDHPGVFEECLQSGKPEDIANIVYTSGTTGAPKGAMLTHRSLINMAVTFAAVDPVRPSDQLFSYLPLPWIGELAMAVATALAFGVTVNFPEEVETTRSDGREIGAHVLFAPPRLWEALTSQVQVKIMDTTPFKRAAYRLALRWGYRVADKRLRRERLTIIDRCLYSLGYLLAFRAVLDDMAMLRIRHAYTGGAALGPDTFRFLRALGLNIKQLYGQTEIAGYSCVHRDDDVRFETVGRPTPGVEVRISPEGEILERSDSVFLGYYKDPHATREALADGWLHTGDAGYLTEDGHVVVIDRLADVMRLADGTLFSPQFIENKLKFSPFVREAVVVGHGRPFVTAILNIDLAVVGKWAEDRQIAHTTYTDLSQKPEVYTLIADEARRANETLPSAARIRRFVLLYKELDADDGELTRTRKVRRRVIAERYADLIEALYGGRPDRVSVRATITYQDGTTAVVETAVRVVEVPVS is encoded by the coding sequence GTGACGCCCGCGATGGGCGATTCGTTGGGGCTGACGCTTCCCCAACTCCTGGCCGCCCGCGCGGCGGGACCGGAGGGTGGACGCATCGCGCTCCGCTACAAGGATCGAGGCATCTGGCAGGAGTTCACGTGGCAGGACTACCAGGCGCAGGCCCGCGCGTTTGGGTTGGGGCTCGTGGCGCTGGGCCTCGCGCCGGGCGAGAAGGTCGCGATCCTGAGCGAGAACCGGCCAGAGTGGCTGGTGGCCGAGGTCGGGACGTGCGCCGTCGGAGGGATCGCGGTGGGCGTGTACCAGGACGCCATCGCCCGGGAGATCGGGTACGTCGTCGATCACGCCGATGCGACCTATGTCGTCGCCGAGGACCAGGAGCAACTGGACAAGATCCTGGACGTCCGAGCCGCGCTCCCGAAGGTGCGGAAGATCATTACGGTGGATCCCAAGGGGATGCACCGCGTGCACGATCGCGACGTCATGCGGTTCCCCGACGTGGTCGACCTGGGCCGGCGGTATGACCGCGATCATCCTGGCGTGTTCGAGGAATGCCTCCAGAGCGGCAAGCCGGAGGACATCGCCAACATCGTGTACACCTCCGGCACGACGGGGGCCCCAAAGGGGGCGATGCTCACCCACCGGAGCCTGATCAACATGGCGGTCACCTTTGCCGCCGTGGATCCGGTGCGTCCGAGCGACCAGCTGTTTTCGTACCTCCCCCTGCCGTGGATCGGGGAGCTCGCCATGGCCGTCGCCACAGCGCTCGCGTTCGGGGTGACCGTGAACTTTCCGGAGGAGGTCGAGACGACGCGCAGCGACGGCCGGGAGATCGGGGCCCACGTCCTCTTCGCACCGCCCCGGCTCTGGGAGGCGCTGACCAGCCAGGTCCAGGTCAAGATCATGGACACCACCCCGTTCAAGCGGGCCGCCTACCGCCTGGCGTTGCGGTGGGGGTATCGGGTCGCCGACAAGCGCCTGCGGCGAGAGCGGTTGACCATCATCGACCGCTGCCTGTACTCGCTCGGGTATCTGCTGGCGTTTCGGGCGGTCCTGGACGACATGGCGATGCTGCGCATCCGCCACGCGTACACCGGCGGCGCGGCGCTGGGGCCGGACACGTTCCGGTTCCTCCGCGCCCTCGGGCTCAACATCAAGCAGCTGTACGGGCAGACCGAGATCGCCGGATACAGTTGCGTGCACCGGGACGACGATGTCCGGTTCGAGACGGTCGGCCGTCCCACGCCGGGGGTGGAGGTCCGCATCTCGCCCGAGGGCGAGATCCTCGAGCGCAGCGACAGTGTATTTCTCGGCTACTATAAGGACCCCCACGCCACGCGTGAGGCGCTGGCGGACGGATGGCTGCACACCGGGGACGCCGGATACTTGACCGAAGACGGGCACGTGGTGGTGATCGACCGCCTGGCCGATGTGATGCGCCTGGCCGACGGGACGTTGTTCTCTCCGCAGTTCATCGAGAACAAGTTGAAATTCAGCCCGTTCGTTCGCGAGGCGGTCGTGGTCGGTCACGGCCGCCCGTTTGTCACCGCCATCCTGAACATCGACCTGGCGGTCGTGGGCAAGTGGGCCGAGGACCGGCAGATCGCCCACACCACCTACACCGACCTCTCCCAGAAGCCCGAGGTCTACACGCTGATTGCCGATGAGGCGCGCCGCGCGAACGAGACGCTGCCCAGCGCCGCCCGGATCCGGCGATTCGTCCTTCTCTATAAGGAATTGGATGCCGACGATGGCGAGCTGACCCGCACGCGCAAGGTCCGGCGCCGCGTGATCGCCGAGCGCTACGCCGATCTCATCGAGGCGCTGTACGGAGGCCGCCCCGACCGCGTCTCCGTGCGGGCGACGATCACCTACCAGGACGGGACGACGGCGGTGGTGGAAACTGCGGTGCGCGTGGTGGAGGTGCCTGTGTCGTGA